The Flavobacteriales bacterium genome window below encodes:
- a CDS encoding type II toxin-antitoxin system RelE/ParE family toxin, which translates to MKSGCEVIWTDEAYKNLNNTLTYIEGHWSEKELRKFARLLEKQLQLISQRPLIFPEAFKHKDVRRAVLSRQTTIYYKVKSDSVEILSLFDNRQDPRKLKMK; encoded by the coding sequence ATGAAAAGTGGTTGTGAGGTCATCTGGACAGATGAAGCCTACAAAAATCTGAATAATACACTAACTTATATTGAAGGTCACTGGTCGGAAAAAGAACTAAGGAAGTTTGCCCGTCTGCTTGAGAAACAACTGCAACTGATCTCACAAAGACCTTTGATCTTTCCGGAAGCATTTAAACACAAAGACGTTAGAAGAGCGGTGCTTAGCAGGCAGACTACGATCTATTACAAGGTAAAGTCTGATTCCGTGGAGATACTTTCACTATTTGACAACAGGCAGGATCCAAGAAAGCTAAAAATGAAGTAA